One genomic region from Rosa rugosa chromosome 1, drRosRugo1.1, whole genome shotgun sequence encodes:
- the LOC133738821 gene encoding uncharacterized protein LOC133738821 — MILAVLFANSEGNILVERFNGVPAEERLHWRSFLVKLGADNLKGVKNEELLVACHKSVYIVYTVLGDVSIYVVGKDEYDELALSEVIFVITSAVKDVCGKPPTERLFLDKYGRICLCLDEIVWKGYLENTEKDRIKRMIRLRPPTEF; from the exons ATGATACTCGCAGTGTTATTCGCCAACTCAGAAGGGAACATCCTAGTTGAACG TTTCAATGGAGTTCCTGCTGAGGAGCGGCTGCATTGGCGATCTTTCTTAGTCAAACTAGGAGCTGATAATCTTAAAGGTGTGAAGAATGAAGAACTCCTTGTTGCCTGCCACAA GTCAGTTTACATTGTTTACACTGTGCTTGGGGATGTCAGCATCTACGTTGTGGGGAAGGACGAATATGATGAACTAGCCT TGTCAGAGGTGATCTTCGTTATAACATCCGCTGTGAAGGACGTATGCGGGAAGCCTCCCACTGAGCGCCTTTTCCTGGACAAGTATGGAAGAATTTGCTTGTGTCTGGATGAAATTGTTTGGAAG GGATATCTGGAGAATACGGAAAAGGATAGAATCAAGAGAATGATAAGGCTAAGGCCTCCTACTGAATTTTGA
- the LOC133725118 gene encoding uncharacterized protein LOC133725118 isoform X1: MAKGMSRSQGPSALKRKRLDSQSGSLTEHESKLYDAIRSKTDMGMSVQDLRRETGLQNNLFTKAIKTLQAKQLIKEVKNFENKTRKHYMATEFEPSKEITGGAWYDNGQFDTEFIKVVKRELVKVIPDDHQEIATLEEISHAVRMKNFLTVNLSDQELKQILDALVLDNEILKVVRAGKDCYKCCNRRGEPNLASMASIPCGVCPRINQCTPDGIISPTTCEYFKKWLEF, encoded by the exons ATGGCAAAAG GAATGAGCAGATCACAAGGGCCTTCAGCCCTTAAACGGAAGCGCTTGGATTCGCAATCTGGATCTTTGACAGAGCATGAAAGCAAACTCTATGATGCCATCCGCAGCAAGACAGATATGGGCATGTCTGTACAAGACTTGAGGCGAGAAACAGGACTCCAGAACAATTTATTTACCAAGGCCATCAAAACACTTCAAGCCAAACAACTGATAAAAGAGgttaaaaattttgaaaacaaGACGAGGAAACATTACATGGCTACAGAGTTTGAGCCCTCGAAGGAGATAACTGGTGGTGCTTGGTATGATAATGGACAGTTTGATACCGAGTTTATAAAGGTTGTAAAAAGAGAGTTGGTGAAGGTCATTCCTGATGATCATCAGGAGATTGCTACCTTGGAGGAAATTTCTCACGCAGTTAGAATGAAGAATTTTCTAACTGTTAACTTATCCGACCAGGAATTGAAGCAGATTCTGGATGCTTTGGTTTTGGACAATGAGATCCTGAAGGTGGTGAGAGCTGGGAAAGATTGTTATAAGTGCTGCAATAGAAGAGGGGAGCCAAACTTAGCGTCCATGGCTTCCATTCCATGCGGAGTCTGTCCGCGTATTAATCAATGTACCCCAGATGGCATTATTTCCCCAACCACCTGTGAATACTTTAAAAAATGGTTGGAGTTCTGA
- the LOC133725118 gene encoding uncharacterized protein LOC133725118 isoform X2 → MSRSQGPSALKRKRLDSQSGSLTEHESKLYDAIRSKTDMGMSVQDLRRETGLQNNLFTKAIKTLQAKQLIKEVKNFENKTRKHYMATEFEPSKEITGGAWYDNGQFDTEFIKVVKRELVKVIPDDHQEIATLEEISHAVRMKNFLTVNLSDQELKQILDALVLDNEILKVVRAGKDCYKCCNRRGEPNLASMASIPCGVCPRINQCTPDGIISPTTCEYFKKWLEF, encoded by the coding sequence ATGAGCAGATCACAAGGGCCTTCAGCCCTTAAACGGAAGCGCTTGGATTCGCAATCTGGATCTTTGACAGAGCATGAAAGCAAACTCTATGATGCCATCCGCAGCAAGACAGATATGGGCATGTCTGTACAAGACTTGAGGCGAGAAACAGGACTCCAGAACAATTTATTTACCAAGGCCATCAAAACACTTCAAGCCAAACAACTGATAAAAGAGgttaaaaattttgaaaacaaGACGAGGAAACATTACATGGCTACAGAGTTTGAGCCCTCGAAGGAGATAACTGGTGGTGCTTGGTATGATAATGGACAGTTTGATACCGAGTTTATAAAGGTTGTAAAAAGAGAGTTGGTGAAGGTCATTCCTGATGATCATCAGGAGATTGCTACCTTGGAGGAAATTTCTCACGCAGTTAGAATGAAGAATTTTCTAACTGTTAACTTATCCGACCAGGAATTGAAGCAGATTCTGGATGCTTTGGTTTTGGACAATGAGATCCTGAAGGTGGTGAGAGCTGGGAAAGATTGTTATAAGTGCTGCAATAGAAGAGGGGAGCCAAACTTAGCGTCCATGGCTTCCATTCCATGCGGAGTCTGTCCGCGTATTAATCAATGTACCCCAGATGGCATTATTTCCCCAACCACCTGTGAATACTTTAAAAAATGGTTGGAGTTCTGA
- the LOC133725119 gene encoding embryo-specific protein ATS3B-like, translating into MKAAVTFLLHFAFIFSTIQARSIIPQPKALRSFKVNNTQNVGSCSFSVSITTSCSSPRYTRDQISIAFGDAYGYQVYAPRIDNPRSRAFESCSTDTFQISGPCTYQICYVYLYRSGYDGWLVDTVTIYGHNTKAVTFYYNAYIPSDVWFGFNLCHGASASSTSSM; encoded by the exons ATGAAGGCCGCTGTGACTTTCTTGCTCCATTttgccttcatcttcagcacCATACAAGCAAGATCAATCATTCCACAGCCCAAAGCTCTCAGATCTTTCAAGGTCAACAATACCCAG AATGTAGGAAGTTGTTCTTTCTCGGTTTCCATAACGACCAGCTGTTCTTCACCCCGATATACTCGAGATCAGATCAGTATTGCATTTGGTGATGCTTATGGCTATCAG GTGTATGCACCTAGAATAGACAATCCACGTTCGAGGGCATTCGAGAGTTGCTCCACTGACACATTTCAGATTTCCGGGCCATGCACGTACCAGATTTGTTATGTGTATCTCTATAGGAGTGGATATGATGGGTGGTTAGTAGACACAGTGACAATCTATGGTCATAATACAAAAGCTGTTACATTCTATTATAACGCTTATATTCCCAGTGATGTTTGGTTTGGATTTAATCTCTGTCATGGTGCTTCAGCATCATCCACTTCAAGCATGTAG
- the LOC133740366 gene encoding ABC transporter F family member 3-like: MHDIDSIRQVLHVEQEVAGDDTSALQCVVKTDIERTQLLEEEDRLLAQQRELELEKETRKSNGEIDKDAIGLRLQMPVEKFLIDVFFLLVLVFVCIFVKSEEYSYDFRKQAFFDSH, encoded by the exons ATGCATGACATTGATAGCATTCGCCAAGTATTGCACGTGGAGCAAGAAGTGGCAGGTGATGATACATCAGCCTTGCAATGTGTTGTTAAAACTGATATTGAAAGAACCCAgcttttggaagaagaagatcgTCTCCTTGCTCAACAG AGAGAACTGGAGCTGGagaaagaaacaagaaagagCAATGGAGAAATTGACAAAGATGCCATTGGACTGAGGCTTCAGATGCCAGTGGAGAAATTCTTGATAGATGTCTTTTTCTTACTTGTTCTGGTTTTTGTATGTATATTTGTTAAATCAGAGGAGTATAGTTACGATTTTCGTAAACAAGCCTTCTTTGATTCGCATTAA